The Chitinophaga pinensis DSM 2588 region GTGTCTGCTTCCGGTAATGGATCTGCTGCCACAGCTGGTGCTGTGCAAGCGGCACATGTCGGAGCCGGATCACTGGTTTCACTGCTTACATCTACCGTGTTGACAAGTGTGCCCTGGTAAGTATCTGGTGTTTTCACCACTACTTCGTAAGTCACTACTGACTGATCAGGCATTATCGTGATAGTCTCGTTCAGATCGCCGGTACCACTTGCATTTGGCAATGTTACAGTACCGTTGGTAACAGTAGCTGTCCATGAACCGATGGTAGTACCTGCAGGCGCCTGGTCTTTGATGTTGACTTTAGTAGCCGGTGCTGGACCGTTGTTCTTCACTGTAATGAGGTAGACTACATCTTTACCTGCTACAAAGTTTTTCTGCGAAGGATCTTTCAGTTGTTTGGTCACTTCGAGATCTGCACGCTGTACCGGTTTCAATACAGCAGTAGTGCTGCTGTTATTCGACTGATCATTATCAGTGGTAGTACCTGCTACAGTAGCGGTATTACTGATGTCGCCTCTGAAGCTAACCGGAACGGATACGATCACGCTGTATCTCACAACAGTATTAGCAGCCATTACAGCGATTGTCTGATCCAGATCGCCCACACCATTGTCAGCTGGCAGTGTTACATTACCACTGGTTACGGTAGCCGTCCATGTATTAATGGTGGTACCTGCAGGAGCAATGTCTTTTACATTTACACCTTTCGCTGTTGACGGACCAACGTTCGTCACATCGATAGTATATTCAAGTGTACGACCTGGTACATAATCCTGCGCGGCAGTGGTTTTGTTGATCTGAAGATCAGCAACTGCTACTACAGGCAGTGCCGGTGTAGTTGAGCTATTGTTGGCAGTAACCGGATCAGCTGTCTGGCTGCTTGCAGCAGCGGTATTGCTGATAGTTGCCGCACTATAATCACCCGGGATCTGTACGGTCACATTGTATGCTACAACCGCACCGGATGGCAGATTATTGATAACTGCATCGATATTACCTGTGCCGGAAGTCTCCGTAAGATCAGGTGTACCACTTACAGCGGTTGCTGTCCATGTGCTGATCGTTGTACCTGCCGGAGCTGCATCTTTTACTTTTACCACAGCCGCTGCATCAGGGCCATTGTTGGTTACAGTGATCACATATTCCATCGAACGTCCTGCAATAGCGCTGGTCTGCGCCGCATCTTTCAGTTTTTTCGCTACCACCACGTCAGCTTTTGCAGCATCTGTCAGTGCAGGGCTGGTGCTGGTGTTGTTACCCGGCACAGCGTCAGTAGTAGTGCTGCTGATAGTGGCCGTGTTAGTCAGGTTGCCGGTATGGTCTGCGTTTACTTTCACACCTACCTCGTACCTGATCACAGCGCCGGCTGGCAGTAATGCAACGGTCTCGTTAATATCAGTATTACCATTTCTGTTTGGCAGTGACACAGTACCGTTCAGTATGTTCACACCCCAGTAGAAGATAGTGGTTCCCGCAGGAGCTACGTCTTCTACGTTTACATTTTTGGCATCTGAAGGACCGTTATTCTTAATAGTGATATAGTAGAATACATCTTCACCTGGTTTGAAGGTGGTCTGTGCTGTATTCTTCAGTGTTTTCACCACTTCCACATCCGCTTTCGCTGTTGGCGTCAGACCGGTAGTAGTGCTGGTATTATTACCAGGTATGTTGTCTGTTGCATCGCTGGTCGCTGAAGCAGTGTTGCTCAGATTAGCTGTGAAGTTAGCAGGCGTAGATACAACCACAGTATAAGTTACCGCTGCACCATTCGGCAATTTGGCGATCGTCTGGCTGATATTACCAGTACCGGAGGCAGCTGGTAAGGTCACAGTACCTGTTTTCACAGCAGCTGTCCAGGATTTGATAGTCGTACCGCTTGGTGCGTTATCAATCACTTTCACATTCGCTGCGTCACTAGGACCGTTATTGCTTACAGAGATGGTATAAGTTACATCCTCACCTGGAGCGAAAGTAGTGGCAGTCGTTGCTTTTACAACTGCGATATCTGCTTTTGGCGACGGTGTGATACCTGGCGTTGTACTGCTGTTGTTAGCAGGTGTTGGATCGGTTGCAGCGCTGGAACCGGAAGCAGTGTTGCTCAGGTTACCGGTGAAGCTCGCTGGTGTAGATACGATAACAGTATAAGTTACTGCTGCACCATTCGGCACTTTGGCGATCGTCTGGTTGATATTACCAGTACCGGAAGCAGCTGGTAAGGTGACAGTTCCTGTTTTCACAGCAGCTGTCCAGGATTTGATAGTCGTACCGCTTGGTGCGTTATCAATCACTTTCACATTCGCTGCGTCACTAGGACCGTTGTTCGTTACTGTGATGGTATAAATTACATCTTCACCTGGAGCGAAGGTAGTGGCAGTCGTTGCTTTTACAACTGCGATATCTGCTTTTGGTGATGGTGTGATACCTGGTGTTGTACTGCTGTTGTTAGCAGGTGTCGGATCAGTTGCATCGCTGGAACCGGAAGCAGTGTTGCTAAGGTTAGCGGTAAAGCTCGCTGGTGTTGATACGACAACTGTATAAGTTACCGCTGCACCATTTGGCACTTTCGCGATAGTCTGGTTGATATTACCAGTACCGGAAGCAGCTGGTAAGTTCACAGTACCTGTCTTCACAGCGGCCGTCCATGATTTGATCGTCGTACCAGTTGGTGCGTTATCAACCACTTTCACATTCGCTGCATCACTAGGACCGTTATTCGTTACAGTGATAGTATAGGTTACATCTTCACCTGGAGCGAAGGTAGTGGCAGTCGTTGCTTTTACAACTGCGATATCTGCTTTCGGTGATGGTGTGATACCTGGTGTTGTACTGCTGTTGTTAGCAGGTGTTGGATCAGTTGCATCGCTGGAACCGGAAGCAGTGTTGCTAAGGTTAGCGGTGAAGCTCGCTGGTGTTGATACGATAACTGTATAAGTTAATGCTGCACCATTCGGCACTTTCGCGATGGTTTCATTGATATTACCGGTGCCGGAAGCAGCTGGTAAGGTCACAGTACCTGTTTTCACAGCAGCTGTCCAGGATTTGATCGTCGTACCGTTTGGTGCGTTATCAATCACTTTTACATTTGCTGCGTCACTAGGACCATTGTTGCTTACAGTGATAGTATAGGTTACATCTTCACCTGGAGCGAAGGTAGTGGCAGTCGTTGCTTTTACAACTGCGACATCTGCTTTTGGTGATGGTGTGATACCTGGTGTTGTACTGCTGTTGTTAGCAGGTGTCGGATCAGTTGCATCGCTGGAACCGGAAGCAGTGTTGCTAAGGTTAGCGGTGAAGCTCGCTGGTGTTGATACGATAACTGTATAAGTTACCGCTGCACCATTCGGCACTTTCGCGATGGTCTGGCTGATATTACCGGTACCGGAAGCAGCTGGTAAGGTCACAGTACCTGTTTTCACAGCCGCTGTCCAGGATTTGATAGTTGTACCGCTTGGTGCGTTGTCAATCACTTTCACATTCGCTGCGTCACTAGGACCGTTGTTCGTTACTGTGATGGTATAAGTTACATCTTCACCTGGAGCGAAGGTAGTGGCAGTCGTTGCTTTTACAACTGCGATATCTGCTTTCGGTGATGGTGTGATACCTGGTGTTGTACTGCTGTTGTTAGCAGGTGTTGGATCAGTTGCATCGCTGGAACCGGAAGCAGTGTTGCTAAGGTTACCGGTGAAGCTCGCTGGTGTTGATACGATAACTGTATAAGTTACCGCTGCACCATTTGGCACTTTCGCAATAGTCTGGTTGATATTACCAGTACCGGAAGCAGCTGGTAAGGTCACAGTACCTGTTTTCACAGCAGCTGTCCAGGATTTGATAGTCGTACCGTTTGGTGCGTTGTCAATCACTTTTACATTCGCTGCATCACTAGGACCGTTGTTGCTTACAGTGATAGTATAGGTTACATCTTCACCTGGAGCGAAGGTCGTGGCAGTCGTTGCTTTTACAACTGCGATATCTGCTTTTGATGATGGTGTGATACCTGGTGTTGTGCTGCTGTTGTTAGCAGGTGTTGGATCAGTTGCATCGCTGGAACTGGAAGCAGTGTTGCTCAGATTAGCAGTGAAGCTCGCTGGTGTTGCTACTACTACAGTATAAGTCACTACGGCGCTGTTAGGCACTTTCGCGATCGTCTGGCTGATATTACCAGCACCGGAAGCAGCTGGTAAGGCAACGGTACCGGTAGCTACAGCAGCTGTCCAGGATTTGATCGTCGTACCAGCTGGCGCGTTATCAATCACTACCACGTTTGCAGCATCACTCGGACCGTTATTCGTTACGGTGATGGTATAATTTACATCTTCACCTGGAGCGAAAGTTGTCGCAGTAGTTGATTTCACTACGGCGATATCCGCTTTTGGCGCTGGTGCAATACCAGTGGTGGTGCTGTTGTTGTTAGCAGGTACCGGATCTGTTGCATCACTGGAACCGGAAGCAGTGTTGCTCAGGTTAGCTGTGAAGTTAGCTGGTGTGGATACGACAACAGTATAAGTCACTACCGCGCCATTTGGCACCTTCGTGATGGTTTCATTGATATTACCGGTGCCGGAAGCAGCTGGTAAGGTAACATTACCGGCAGTTACAGCAGCAGTCCAGGACTTGATAGTCGTACCGGTTGGTGCGTTATCTGCCACTACTACGTTTGCTGCATCACTAGGACCATTATTCGTTACGGTGATAGTATAAATTACATCTTCACCTGGAGCAAAATTTGTCGCAGCAGTTGATTTCACTACAGCAATATCCGCTTTTGGTGCTGGTGCAATACCAGTGGTGGTGCTGTTGTTGTTTGCAGGCACCGGATCAGTTGCATCACTGGAACCGGAAGCAGTGTTGCTCAGGTTGGCAGTGAAGCTGGCTGGTGTCGCTACTACTACAGTATAAGTCACTACCGCGCCATTTGGTACGTTCGTGATGGTTTCATTGATATTACCTGTACCGGAGGTAGCAGGCAGCGTTACAGTACCGGTGGTTACAGCAGCGGTCCAGGACTTGATAGTCGTACCTGCTGGTGCGTTATCAGCCACTACTACGCTTGCTGCATCACTCGGACCGTTATTGGTTACGGTGATAGTATAAGTTACATCTTCACCTGGAGCAAAGCTGCTTGCAGTAGTTGATTTTACTACAGCTATGTCTGCTTTGGGTGATGGTGCGATACCTGTGGTGGTGCTGTTGTTGTTTGCAGGCACCGGATCAGTTGCATCACTGGAACCGGAAGCAGTGTTGCTCAGGTTAGCTGTGAAGCTGGATGGTGTTGCTACTACGACAGTGTAAGTCACTACCGCGCCGTTTGGCACCTTCGCAATGGTCTGGCTGATATTACCGGCGCCGGAAGCAGCTGGTAAGGTCACAGTACCAGTAGTTACAGCAGCAGCCCATGACTTGATAGTCGTACCTGCCGGCGCGTTATCAGTCACTACTACGTTTGCTGCATCACTCGGACCGTTATTCGTTACGGTGATAGTATAAGTTACATCTTCACCTGGAGCGAAAGTAGTCGCGGTAGTAGCTTTTACTACAGCGATATCTGCAGTCGGAACTGGCGTGATATCGGTGGTTGTACTGCTATTATTAGTAGACACAGGATCAGTTGCGTCGCTGGAACCGGAAGCAGTGTTGCTCAGGTTACCGGTGAAACTACCTGGTGTCGATACGATAACTGTATAGTCTACTACAGCGCCATTTGGCATGTTCAGGATCGTCTCATTGATATTACCTGTACCGGAGGTAGCAGGCAATGTTACAGTACCTGTATTAACAACAGCTGTCCATGACTTGATAGTCGTACCTGTTGGTGCGTTATCAATCACTACCACGTTTGCTGCATCACTCGGACCATTGTTCCATACTCTGATGAGATAGTTTGCATCTTCACCTGGAACAAAGGTTGACGCATTATTATATTTCGTTACAGCAATATCAGCTTTAGGTGCTGGCGCAATACCTGTAGTGGTACTACTATTATTACCAGGTGTCGGATCTGTTGCCGGACTGGAAGCTGAAGCCGTATTGCTCAGGTTAGCAGTAAAGCTGGACGGCGTAGATACAAGTATATTGTAAGTCACCTGCGCACCATTCCCCATTTTCGTGATGGTTTGATTGATGTTACCGGTACCA contains the following coding sequences:
- a CDS encoding T9SS C-terminal target domain-containing protein yields the protein MDKFYKTKFALLFLLAGLFATPDSRAEGSKDLYPSGAGGGRACLVSTSATKVGWSLTNTGVHYAYVNAGETIGAASSAQGIGSGQLVFTAPDGTVYSSTVGSTTVGQISNRAAEIAGPWSGYTPFTRVAGAGQTGLWKVEFLSTLPSNQITEGAGANWTADENWIQNGASSAICAWDVSVRSAGAVMQTGRVYTNVLNMYVQHNDYRAKLYVLTNDGYLFKVNNNGLDGLGFVGFVNNKGLTKSGDDKDPPLYKSKDGTAYNTDIYTWDPRKDDGSYSVTHKMFYQVPDATLPASAPQPGGKTTWLNVPKVIPTISNISVDGVEGTSGQVSSKGAYIKFDANTIGTYRITLEGTGAFVTRKITGTAAKGANSIFWDGKDGAGVAPALGVANVVAKVQLQGSEIHFPFIDVETNENGLIIEQLKDDHVTVESDIVYWADSTFTGGAGIASNPLINGNEGSGISSNSNGHKWGLDFGNNRTMDTWTYILGDVATKNTSLNIVRADLAIQSVGPSVGGTTQVYQGQSINYQVVVVNNGPSDVTGAPFAIKVPAGFTIASVSDVTYTTGCGAVNNAALTGGNYSALLDLPNGCIITFTFKGTPSTTGAINIETSIMRPKDVTDPDATNPDATIPPTDPHVECKNGGTTENCNNIKYSNTVSAIPNANIVVNKTTAATSYTPGGTVIYTFTVTNTSTTNPARNVRVIDDAPGSTTIGNWTAAFTTGSGTLPAASGTGNIDQTIANLPAGAVVTYTVTVNVPGGFTGTLQNTASASSADDAVTGDNTSTTPPIPVVPRANLVVLKSAGAGSFTPGGAAIVYTIDVTNNGPDDAINVHVTDNIPTSVTGMSWTASATGGTTLPSTSGTGSIDEIISLLGNGRSVRYTVTVTTSAAYNGVLINSASATSDLLDPLPGDNTSSVTTPPNRLSDIGVVKSTTATTFAPGEDVTYTFTVTNNGPSDGSNVSVIDNAPTGTTIKSWTAAVTTGTATLPFTSGTGDINETITELPSGSVVTYTVVLGTASNFSGNLSNTATATNATDPTATNNSSTTAGITPTPKADIAVVKSTAATTFAPGEDVTYTITVTNNGPSDATTVSVIDNAPTGTTISSWTAVASSPTINLPNVTGAGDINEGIPVLPSGAVVTYTVVVSTPSGFTGNLINTANATSADVNDPVTTNNTSTSTLTPTLKADIAVVKTTTSTSYAPGEDVIYTIRVTNNGPSDVNNVAVVDNAPAGTIIKSWNAMITNGVVTLPVTSGTGNINQTITKMGNGAQVTYNILVSTPSSFTANLSNTASASSPATDPTPGNNSSTTTGIAPAPKADIAVTKYNNASTFVPGEDANYLIRVWNNGPSDAANVVVIDNAPTGTTIKSWTAVVNTGTVTLPATSGTGNINETILNMPNGAVVDYTVIVSTPGSFTGNLSNTASGSSDATDPVSTNNSSTTTDITPVPTADIAVVKATTATTFAPGEDVTYTITVTNNGPSDAANVVVTDNAPAGTTIKSWAAAVTTGTVTLPAASGAGNISQTIAKVPNGAVVTYTVVVATPSSFTANLSNTASGSSDATDPVPANNNSTTTGIAPSPKADIAVVKSTTASSFAPGEDVTYTITVTNNGPSDAASVVVADNAPAGTTIKSWTAAVTTGTVTLPATSGTGNINETITNVPNGAVVTYTVVVATPASFTANLSNTASGSSDATDPVPANNNSTTTGIAPAPKADIAVVKSTAATNFAPGEDVIYTITVTNNGPSDAANVVVADNAPTGTTIKSWTAAVTAGNVTLPAASGTGNINETITKVPNGAVVTYTVVVSTPANFTANLSNTASGSSDATDPVPANNNSTTTGIAPAPKADIAVVKSTTATTFAPGEDVNYTITVTNNGPSDAANVVVIDNAPAGTTIKSWTAAVATGTVALPAASGAGNISQTIAKVPNSAVVTYTVVVATPASFTANLSNTASSSSDATDPTPANNSSTTPGITPSSKADIAVVKATTATTFAPGEDVTYTITVSNNGPSDAANVKVIDNAPNGTTIKSWTAAVKTGTVTLPAASGTGNINQTIAKVPNGAAVTYTVIVSTPASFTGNLSNTASGSSDATDPTPANNSSTTPGITPSPKADIAVVKATTATTFAPGEDVTYTITVTNNGPSDAANVKVIDNAPSGTTIKSWTAAVKTGTVTLPAASGTGNISQTIAKVPNGAAVTYTVIVSTPASFTANLSNTASGSSDATDPTPANNSSTTPGITPSPKADVAVVKATTATTFAPGEDVTYTITVSNNGPSDAANVKVIDNAPNGTTIKSWTAAVKTGTVTLPAASGTGNINETIAKVPNGAALTYTVIVSTPASFTANLSNTASGSSDATDPTPANNSSTTPGITPSPKADIAVVKATTATTFAPGEDVTYTITVTNNGPSDAANVKVVDNAPTGTTIKSWTAAVKTGTVNLPAASGTGNINQTIAKVPNGAAVTYTVVVSTPASFTANLSNTASGSSDATDPTPANNSSTTPGITPSPKADIAVVKATTATTFAPGEDVIYTITVTNNGPSDAANVKVIDNAPSGTTIKSWTAAVKTGTVTLPAASGTGNINQTIAKVPNGAAVTYTVIVSTPASFTGNLSNTASGSSAATDPTPANNSSTTPGITPSPKADIAVVKATTATTFAPGEDVTYTISVSNNGPSDAANVKVIDNAPSGTTIKSWTAAVKTGTVTLPAASGTGNISQTIAKLPNGAAVTYTVVVSTPANFTANLSNTASATSDATDNIPGNNTSTTTGLTPTAKADVEVVKTLKNTAQTTFKPGEDVFYYITIKNNGPSDAKNVNVEDVAPAGTTIFYWGVNILNGTVSLPNRNGNTDINETVALLPAGAVIRYEVGVKVNADHTGNLTNTATISSTTTDAVPGNNTSTSPALTDAAKADVVVAKKLKDAAQTSAIAGRSMEYVITVTNNGPDAAAVVKVKDAAPAGTTISTWTATAVSGTPDLTETSGTGNIDAVINNLPSGAVVAYNVTVQIPGDYSAATISNTAAASSQTADPVTANNSSTTPALPVVAVADLQINKTTAAQDYVPGRTLEYTIDVTNVGPSTAKGVNVKDIAPAGTTINTWTATVTSGNVTLPADNGVGDLDQTIAVMAANTVVRYSVIVSVPVSFRGDISNTATVAGTTTDNDQSNNSSTTAVLKPVQRADLEVTKQLKDPSQKNFVAGKDVVYLITVKNNGPAPATKVNIKDQAPAGTTIGSWTATVTNGTVTLPNASGTGDLNETITIMPDQSVVTYEVVVKTPDTYQGTLVNTVDVSSETSDPAPTCAACTAPAVAADPLPEADTDDYGNVRADNPVTIPVLKNDKPGDNNTPLDPKSVEIVTQPAHGTVVVNEDGTIVYTPTQGYNGPDSFTYRVQDQNGSWSNVATVNMNIVPDEVTVPNVITPNGDGANDKLEIKGLNKFVQNEIIIYNRWNNVLYKKQNYQGEWDGQGLNAGTYYYTLKGLDANGQWHTYNGYIMLLR